Genomic DNA from Mycobacteroides chelonae CCUG 47445:
GCACGATAGCGTTCCAGCCGCTCGCCAATCATCTCGTCGGTGCCCACGAGGTTCGTGAGACGACCCAGATCGTCGGGGACGGCATCGCGGGCTGCATCGCGATCGCCCGCGCGCCAGAGTGATTCGACCGCACGAACACCCTCTCCGTATCCCAGCCGAGTGAATGCCTCGTTGTAGAAGTTTCGCCCGGAAGCCCCCATCGCGCCGATGGTGAATGCATAGCCGGCGGCGTGACGCCTGACCGCGGCAGCAGCATCGCTGGCGGTATCAGCGAACTCAAGAGCAACCGGCGCCACCAGATCGATATCGCCCAGCTGCCGCCCGGCCGACACCGCCGCGTCACGGATGGGGCCAAGAAATACCTCGGCGAGTTCCGGGATGAAGGAGTTACCGAGCCAGCCGTCGGCAAGCTCACCGGTGAGCGCCAGGTTCGCCGGACCCATGGCTGCGATGTACACGGGCACATTCTGCGATGCCACCAAGGGCCGCAAGGGTTTTCCAGCGCTCCCCGGTAACGGCAGCGTGTACACCTGTCCCTCATACTGAAGGCGCTCCCCCCGCGCCACCATCCGCACAATGTCGATGGTCTCCCGGGTGGTCTGGACCGGCTTGGCGAAGCGCACACCATGCCAACCCTCCATCACCTGCGGTCCGGAGGCGCCCACGCCCAGGAGGAAGCGACCACCGGAAAGCTGTTGAATGCTCAGCGCCGAGGTCGCCAGCATCGCCGGCGAGCGCGACCCGAGCTGGACCACGAAGGTGCCCAGCCCAATGGTCTCGGTGCGGGCCGCCAGATAGGCAAGCCCCGTCAGGGCGTCATATCCCCACACCTCGGGCACCCACAGCGAGGCGACACCCAACTGCTCCGCGCTCCGGGCAAAGTCGGCGGCGCCCGGCAGTCGCGGCTCGATCGTCACACCAATACGCATCCGGTCCTCCATCACATAAGTAAGATCAGCCTATGCGATACCGGGACTGCCCCACTATCGAAGTGTCACAACGGATGTCGGGGACCGTAGCGGAGGCGTGGGCACTCGTCACCGATATCGCCTTCCCCACCTACTGCACGGGCGAGCTCATCAATGTCCAGTGGCTCGATGATGCCGACCAGGTTGCGGTCG
This window encodes:
- a CDS encoding LLM class flavin-dependent oxidoreductase — protein: MRIGVTIEPRLPGAADFARSAEQLGVASLWVPEVWGYDALTGLAYLAARTETIGLGTFVVQLGSRSPAMLATSALSIQQLSGGRFLLGVGASGPQVMEGWHGVRFAKPVQTTRETIDIVRMVARGERLQYEGQVYTLPLPGSAGKPLRPLVASQNVPVYIAAMGPANLALTGELADGWLGNSFIPELAEVFLGPIRDAAVSAGRQLGDIDLVAPVALEFADTASDAAAAVRRHAAGYAFTIGAMGASGRNFYNEAFTRLGYGEGVRAVESLWRAGDRDAARDAVPDDLGRLTNLVGTDEMIGERLERYRAAGISTLLVKLDTPFDDQLRALDRLFSLL